A region from the Arachis ipaensis cultivar K30076 chromosome B01, Araip1.1, whole genome shotgun sequence genome encodes:
- the LOC107616056 gene encoding uncharacterized protein LOC107616056 has protein sequence MEEEALEELKQLEAQYPNQFEHLKNELRSFITQLQSNHHTHTDSPQPEINNIHYDTQESTSLEQMKRIKSYGLGLALADKVTIMEERIDEGCELVESPRTVIVKHHHHSSRNNHSNNKRKLDRVDLVLERAQTCLKKLRHLKTSLLSP, from the exons ATGGAAGAGGAAGCATTGGAAGAGTTGAAGCAGCTTGAAGCTCAATATCCAAATCAGTTTGAACATCTCAAGAATGAACTCAGGTCCTTCATAACTCAACTCCAATCTAATCACCACACACACACAGATTCTCCTCAGCCAGAAATCAACAATATTCACTATGATACACAAG AATCCACAAGCTTGGAGCAAATGAAGAGGATTAAAAGCTATGGTTTAGGACTTGCTTTAGCAGATAAAGTGACTATAATGGAGGAGAGGATTGATGAAGGGTGTGAACTAGTAGAATCACCAAGGACTGTTATTGTGAAGCATCACCATCACTCTAGCAGGAACAACCACAGCAACAATAAGAGGAAATTAGATAGGGTCGATTTGGTTCTTGAAAGGGCACAAACTTGTTTAAAGAAACTAAGGCATTTGAAGACTTCACTTTTATCTCCTTAG